CAATGATATGTAGAGATTGTTAATGCAATCTCGTCGAAGGGTCGTTATATGGTAATGGATAAGAAAGATATGGAACAAATCTTTAACTCCAAGGCTCGCAAGGAAATGGAAAAACTGCAGAAGAAAGCTTCTTCAGGCGACAAAGCAGCAAAGAAGATGCTTGAAAAAGAGATAAAGAGAAAATAACCGGCAAGTTTTTCCTTTCAGGACACTGATGAGAAGATCTGGAGGGGTTAGAAATAATCTCTTATCCAGGCTTTCATATCCAGGCCTTCATATCCAGGCTTTCAATTTCACAAATCAATCCAGCTGTTTACGATATATTTTCAAACAGATTTTTATAATTCTAAATCTCTTTTTCTTTTTTCAATTTTAACTTTCTCTGTAAGTTTATTTACTAAATTTATCTATTTCTCTGTCCTTATTTTTACAAAGTTTTATATATCTGAAATATAGCAGTATATTCGGTGATTATTATAGAAACCATCAGTTTCTCAGAAGCTTTCAAATATCCTTTTAAAACGCCAGCAAGGCTCCTTTATGCACTTTTACTAATAGTTCCAGTTATAGGATGGCTTGTACTCTTCGGTTACACTGTAAGGCTTATCAATGAGTTTGTTGAAGGCAGATATGAAGGCCTTATAAAACTAGATTTTATGGAAGACCTGAAACTCGGGTTTACAGTTTTTCTGAAAGCGCTTCCTTTCTACATAGTATATGCGATTATATTGCATGCTGCAACTTATGTCAGCGAAATTTTCGGAAACCTCGTCAGCGTGTTACTGGGGGTCTTTGTGATTCCTTTACTCGCTGTTAATTTTATGAGGAAACAGACCATTGAATCCTTCTTTGAATTTGACATCCTAAATATTGTCCGGAACTATTTTGGAGAGTATATTACGACAGTCCTGAAACAGTATGCTCTTAGCTTTATATTCCTAATCCTCTCAGCCGTAATTGTAGGGCTGCCTGCACTCATGTTTACAAATACGATCTTTATTGCAAACATGTATGGAAGATTGGTGGAGAAGGGGGCAGATTCCAGTCTGTAAAAAAATGTAGTAGTTTTTATATCCTTTTTCAGCCGTATCATTTTCGGCCTGAATATTTTTTTTCTTTAATTCAATGCACGCTTTTTACGTTGATTTGTTTTTAGTTATACAGGAACAAAAATTATTCTGGCACAGGCTCATGATGAAAAGCCTCCTTGCCTGCTCTGGATCTTAGAAGGTCAGAGTGCCGTGAAGCACCTGGCCCGCACGCCAAAAAAAGTAAGGTATAGAGCTTTGAGCTGTCAGTTTTTACTGCAGTCTATTTTTTGCAGCCCTGCCTGTTTTTTTGAGTTTTCAGTTTCTCAACTCATCTGGAGAGGGTTCACTTTCATATACTCTCTGAGTACAGTTGTAGCATAACTCCCCTTCGGCAGCATGAACTCAAGAACTGCCTTTGATTTTCCTGGGTTCAGCTCATCTTCTCCAGCCTCAAACTTCGGTTTTACCTCCAGGAGAACTTCCCTTCTGGTGCCCTTCGAGCTCATTTCAGGGAATTTTTCTATGTTAAAGCCCTCAAGAGAAACTCCAAGTTCTTTAAGAACCCCGTTTTCTATTTCTCCCGGAATCCCGGATGCAAATTCAGTATTATAACCCGGAAGGGGGGCAGTTATGAAGGCTCTGCCGAGCTTTAGCAGGCGGTTCATGGCATTTACGGTTTCGGAAGTGACTTTTTCGGTCTTTGAGGAATCCGGAAGCCCGACTTCGTTTCTGAAACAGACTATATCCCCTTCAACCGCCCGGTTCAATGGTATGCCGGCTTCTATCCTGCGGCAGAGGATTATATTGTAAATATAGGACTGGTACCCGTGAACGAACATCCTGTAAAGGTTCTGCGGAAGCACGCGGAAAGATCCGGAATAGTCTTCAGGATTTGCTATCAAATGGTTCATCATAGCCCTTTCGTGGCCCAGACGGAGAGGATAGGTTTTGAGCCCTTCTTTGAAATCCAGGGTATCTTTGACAAACTGGCGAGCATTTTTTGTTTCCTCTGGTTCTTCCGGGAAAGGTTCGGCAATGTAGAGGAGGGCTGCTTTTTCAAAGTTCCCTTCAACAATGGCTTTTCCTACCAGGTGAGTTACAGGGCGAACAGAGCCGAAGCGCTGAATCCCGAAAAAGTTGGGGACACCTCCCTGAGCAAGAATTTCATCAGTCGTCTTTTTGAGCAGAGCCTCCGTCTCTTCCGGGGAATTCTCAATATTTCTCACTGTAATCCTGAAATCATTTCCCCACAGATCCCCAAGTTCTACGGATTTCCGGGAGCGTCCGAGCACTTTCAGCTCTATGTCCTTCAGGTGAATTTTTTCTATTTCTGATGCATCGGTATCAAATATGCTGATTTTCTGTGTGGTAAGAGCTCTTTTGTCCTTCGTGCCTGCAACACTGATTCTTTTCTGGCTTACCTGCAGGATCCTTGAGAGAGTCCGGGTCAGGTGGTGCGTGTCCCAGTCCCTTTTTGTAAGTTCAACAATGAGGTATTTTCCTTCCTCGCCTTCCTCACGGTTTGTTATTTCTTTTACAATGAAATCCTCTATCTCCTGGCGGAGCTGCCCTCCAAGACCTGTGGTATCGGTAGAATAAAGATTTATTCCTATCTGTTTTTCAATTTCCGGGACTTCCATAGGTTATAAACACTCCTTTAATAATCTGAATAGGTTTGATAATCTGAATAGGTTTGATAATCTGAATAGGTTTGATAATCTGAATAGGTTTGATAATCTGAATAGGTTTGATAATCTGAATAGGTTTGATAATCTGAATAGGTTTGATAATCTGAATAGGTTTGATAATCTGAATAGGTTTGATAATCTGAATAGGTTTGATAATCTGAATAGGTTTGATAATCTGAATAGGTTTGATAAACTGGACAAGTCTTTGAATCATATTAACAGCCGGATTTTTGAATAATAGTAAAAGGGTAAAACATGCTGATCGGCTGTTGAGGTCAACAGTTTTTAAAAATATCCTTTCCTGCGTGTTGCCCGATATGCAAAACTTACCTTATTTGTGCTATGGAATTATTAAATCGCTCTGGTGCTGATGTCAATCACTTTTACCTGCCTTGTGTCTACAAATGTCCAGCTTCTTTTAGTTTCGTTTCCTTCCAATCCCCGAATCATTGTCTGGGCCGTTTTTCCGGGGAGTCCGCCTGCATAAAGGCTGGAAGTCGGGTCGAGCATAATCCAGGAACCATATTCATCGGTCAGGTAGTTTACGTCGACATTTCCGTAATAAGCCCTCACTCCCTTAACCGCACCTTCGATTGAATCGGTCCCGTTGCCCAGATAAACAGCTGTAAAAGCATGGTTATCTGTCAGATAAATTCTTGTTGTGCCTCCGATAGCTTCGACCATGGAAGAGAGAAGAATTGCCTGATCCTCACAATCTCCTGCACCGATTCGCAGGGTAACATTGGCTGGCTCCCATATATCATTCCCTCTGGGGTCGCTTACGTATTCGACTTCTTCTTTTACCATGTCAAAGAGGGCACAGACCTGATAAATATTATAAGCCCCGGGATATGAGCGGGCTGTTTCGGCTGCTCTGGTTCTCACGGAAGGCTCGGAGGACTCCACCAGTCCATTTATTGTTTTAAAGTAATATTCAGGATTGTACCGGTATTTCGGGTTATGTTTTTCAGGCATTGTCTTCAGATCGGTGGTGAACCCGTTCAGGTAATAGGGGTCGTACTCGTGCCATTTCCCTTCTGACGTCGAGGCAAGAAGCCAGAGTACAATACTGAATCTGGCTTTTTCTTCTTCAGGAACCTGCACCGCGATTATCCCGAGTATCTGCTCCTCTCCCGGGGAAAGCAAAACTCCGCAGTCTTCGGAATAAAGCCTGTTTCTGGAAGCGTTAACCGAAACTCCGTACCTGTCAATAAATATCGGGTTTCTGCCTTCGTTTTTAATTCCCACTCTCAGGTAACCTATCCCACCCTGGAAAAGCTCTGAGGTCTGATAGCTACTGCTGAGAGAGAAGCCGGGCTGTAACGGAGTCCTCAGAATAGGAGTAAGTTCTTTCTTTGAAGTGGAATACGAGGGTATTACCGGGGAAGTAAAAGAAGCTATATCCGGTATGAATGCCTCTTCGGCTTCATCCCCGGAACTCAGCCCAAGATATTCTTTCAATTCGTCTGTAATATTGCCAGCAGTGTTCGGAAAGAGAAATCCAGTTATTATTAGCAGTAAAAGGAATATACACAGGATAGCAATTATTGAGGCTAGCTCTTTCTCTGAAATCTCTAACCTGTTCATGTACGTCCTCCTGTATATGACAGCAGGCAGAATTTTTTTCCTGTCTGTGAAAACATCTCTTCTGATATCCTTTGCTGGCTTTTTAAACTTGACTATATTTTTTTACCCGGAAATCCTGAAGTTAAACGAGTTTAAGGTCTTTTGTAATTTTATCTATAAGCTCTTCTTTTGCCGGCCCTATCCCGAGTACTGTAACGGTTCCGGGAGGGATCTCAGTAAGGCCCGCGTCCTGTATAAGAGCAGTAGGGAGCCCTTCCCGCCTTGCTTTCTCTTTAAGCTCATAAAGTTCCTTAATGCTCGGGACTTTCAGGACAATTTTCTTTTGCCCTCCTTCTTTCCATTTTTCAAGGTCGCCTTTACTTGCCCATTCAGCTGCAGAAAGGGCAGCGTGAGCCACCTGTACAGCAAATTTGCCTTTAGAAAGTTTCAGGTCGTCCCGGGTAACTATACACTGTTTGTATTCACTCATCTTTTGCCTCTGACTATTCAAAGGCAACCTATATCTTAATGTTTTCTGTGCGGTCTTTCCGGCTGGAAATCCGGATCTGTCTTAAAATTTCAATAACTTTTTCTTGACCGATTGTCCTCAGGATAATCGTTTTCGGACTGCTTATGTCAAAAGCAGCTCTTATCGTTTTTACGGGTCCGCCGGCTGAATCAGCAGTCTACGGGTTTGATAATTCCTTTATGAATCCTCTCTCTAAAATATGTTATACTAACTCCAATCAGATTTATAGTTAATTCATAAAATATTTTTAAGGTGTTCCAGGATGTGGTCTGCGGGATTTATTCCCCAGGCATCAAAAATTCCTTTTCCTGAAGGTGTTCCGTTGACTTCAAGTATCCTTGGACTTTTCCTGTTTTCACTGCTCATGCCTTCGGTTTTTTTGTTTTCTTCCGATTCTTCCGTGCCTTCTATAATATCAATGCCTGCAAATGTCGTTCCAAGCGCAAGTGAAGCTTTTTCGGCAATTTTTTCCTGCTCATCGGTAAGAACGCATCTATCCGAACTTCCTCCCTGGCTCAGGTTGTTCACCCAGGAGCCAGCAGCAGCTTTTCTATAAATAGCTCCTATGGCAGTGCCGCCCACAACAAAAGCCCTTATGTCTCTCCCCGGGTTTTCTATAAATTCCTGAATATAGAGCATCCCTTTCTCTTCAAGCAGCTTTTCAAGAATTTCCTCAACAGGTGCAGGCTCAATCTTTCGGTCTGAAAACCGGATTTCCCGGTTCTTTACCCTTGCAATATCCTTCCCTTTATATCCAAAAACAGGTTTTATAACAGCGTCCCCGAATTCTGATATTACTTTTAATGCTGCCTCAAGACTCTGGACAGCTACAGTTTCAGGCACAGGAAGCCCGGCTTTTGCAAGAAGATAAGAAGCATGGTATTTGTTTGCCGCATTCTGGATGGCTTCTGGAGAGTTTATAACCGAAACCCCTTCTGCCTCGAGTTCCCTGAGTATGTCAAACCTGAATGAAACTCCTTCAAAAGCCCCTGCACCCACATCCCTTACAATAAGCGCATCAAGGTCTGAGAGCAGAACTTCACCTGCTTTAAAAATGGAGGCTGGCTCAGAAATGCCTGAACCTATCCTGACTTCCGCATTACTGAGGTCAAAAACAAGAGGGGAAAAACCTTTTTCTTTTGCCGCTTTGATGAGTGCCCGGGCTGTCCAGTCTTCAGGATCAGCAATTGCAATCCCTATTTTTTTCATAGGGTATGATCTGATACTTTTATAATCAAGTTTGCGATATGGGTTAAATCATATTTTCAATTGAAATATCCGGGGCTAAAAGAGTTCGGAAAGGTAATCATGCAGAGTTTAGCCCTGAGGATCTTTATCTTTTTTCAGGTCTTTTCTTCCAGAGGTTCAAGCCCCTGCTTTTTACGGTAATCATTGATCGCTCTGTGGGTAGCTTCCCTCGAAACTACCGAACATTCAAGTTTTCCCGGAGGCAGCCCTTCAAGGGCTTCGGCTACAGCTTCATCTGTAAGCTCCCAGGCTTCTTCAAGGGTTTTGCCCTTTATCATTTCAGTTGCCATGCTGCTGGAAGCTATTGCTGCTGCACAGCCAAAAGTCTTGAACTTTACATCTTCTATTCTGTTGTCCCGTATTTTCAGGAAGATCTTCATCTGGTCCCCGTGAGGGTTTCCTGCTTCTCCGATGCCATCCGCATTTTCTATTTCCCCCACGTTTCTCGGATTCATAAAATGGTCCATTACTTTCTTATTATACACAAAATTCCCCCACTTGCGTCCTTTGTATTCATTTTTCACATACATCTGATGGTTTATAGAATGGAGATATAGCCCTTAATTTTTCCACGACCTGAGGCAGGACTTCGAGTACGTAATCGACATCTTCTTCGGTATTTGCATCTCCCAGAGTCAGGCGCAAAGAGCCCTGGGCAATTTCCGGGGGCACTCCTATTGCGCTGAGTACATGTGAAGGGTCAAGAGAGCCAGAAGAACAGGCACTGCCTGTTGAACTGCAAATACCCATCTGGTCAAGCATAAGCAGCAGGGACTCCCCTTCTATATACTCAAAACTGAAGTTCAGGTTTCCCGGGAGGCGCTTTTCCGGGTGTCCGTTCAGCCTGCAGTGGGGAATTTCCATTATTCCTTTCCTTAAACGGTCCCTCATTTTTCTTATCTTTTCAGCATGCTTCTCGATATTTGCAGTCGCAAGCTCTATAGCCTTTCCCATTCCGGCAATTCCCGCAACATTTTCTGTCCCCGCCCGTTTCCTTTTTTCCTGTGCTCCTCCGTGAATGTAGCTGTCAATTTCAGTCCCTTCTCTAATATATAGAGCCCCTATTCCTTTTGGCCCATAGAATTTATGCGCGGAAAGTGAGAGCATATTCACATCCCTGTCTTTCCCCTTCAGGTCAAGAGAAAAATTGCCTGTTGCCTGTACGGCATCGGTATGGAAAGGAACCCCGTGCTCTCCGGCAACCTTCCCTATCTCTGATATGGGCTCGATTGTCCCTATTTCATTATTGGCGTACATGACCGAAATAAGGATAGTGTCTTCTCTTATTGCAGCTTCCAGTTCTGCAGGGTCTACAAGTCCGTATTCGTCCACAGGCAGATAGGTTACATCAAATCCCTTAGTTTCAAGATACTTGCAGGGGTAAAGCACGGCGTGGTGTTCGATTGGTATGGTGATAATATGTTTCCCTTTTTTTCGCCTGGCAAAAGCAGTTCCTTTAACAGCCCAGTTGTCAGACTCCGTCCCCCCTGAAGTGAAGTAAATTTCTTCGGGGCTGGCTCCAAGAGCCTTTGCAAGCTTTTCCCTCGCAGTTTCCACAGCTTCTTTTCCTTCCCTGCCTATTGAATACAGGGAAGAAGGATTCCCGAAATGGTCTTTCAAAAAAGGCAGCATAGTTTCAACCACTTCCTGTTTTATGAAAGTGGTGGCTGCGTGGTCCATGTATACTAAACGGTTTTCTCCCATCAGAACACCCAAGGAAAATAGGAGTTCGCCTGATATGAATTTATTGTGTGCCCTACAAAAGCTTTCATTTTTATCCGGCACTGCGAAACCCGCTATTCTTCAGGAATCCGGATAATTCTTTGAGTTAACGTCCCGGTCTGTAATCCTGAGTACACTGTAACAACTTTTCCTTATCGAGAAGGTATTTATAATTCAATTTCTTTAGTCCATTTCCAATTAAGGAGGAAAATGAGCTTTTGCTAAAACAATTTTCAATTATTCTCAGCATTTATTTTCTGGGCGAGCTGCTTCAAAAAACATTCGGGCTGCCCATTCCCGGCAATATCCTGGGCATGTTAATCCTTTTTTTCGGTCTTCTTGCAGGTGTGGTCAGGCTTGAAATGATAGACAGGATAAGCGATTTTCTGCTCGATAACCTGGCTTTTTTCTTTCTCCCTGCAGGGGTCAGCCTCATAACATGCTTTGCCGTGCTTGAAGGTAAATGGACTGCAGTTCTCGGGGTCTCCATTATCTCAACAGTAATAATCCTGGGAGTTACGGGATTGACAGTTGAATTTGTCAAAAAGTTAAGTGGAAAAGAGGTCATGGTGCATAAAAAAGCGAAGTCATCCGACAGGAAGACAGAAGAGGTGACCTGAAGTGCAGGCCGATTTTTTGAATGAATTTCTAGGCACGCCTCTTTTTGGGATTCTTCTTTCCCTTGCTGCTTTTCAGGCAGGCAGCCTGCTCTATAAGAAAACCCGTTTTTCCGTCTTCAATCCTCTCCTTGTGGGCATTGTGCTTGTGATTCTCGTCCTTCTTTACTTCAGGATAGATTTTGAAACCTATAATGTAGGTGGAGATTACATTTCGTTCTTTCTCGGACCTGCAACTGTAGTCCTTGCCGTTCCCCTCTACAAAAAAATCCAGCTCCTGAAAAATGACGCCGTGCCTATAATTGCAGGCATAAGTGCAGGCTGCATTGCGGGCATTTCAAGCATTTTGATCTTCTCAAGTCTTTTGGGACTTGATAATGTCATAACCAGTTCTCTTGTTCCCAAGTCCGTAACCACGCCCATAGGTATAGAGATTTCAAAACAGATAGGTGGCATGCCTGCAATAACAGTGGCTGCAATTTCGATAACCGGAATTATAGGAGCTGTACTGGGTCCGTTCATCTGCCGCTCTTTCCGGATAAAAGATAGCGTTGCAGTCGGGATCGCGATCGGGACTTCTTCTCATGCTCTCGGGACAACCAGGGCAATAGAGCTTGGAGAAACCGAAGGAGCAATGAGCGGACTTGCAATAGGAATCGCCGGGCTAATTACGGTTTTTCTGGCGCCTGCGCTTCTTTACGTGTTCGGGGTTCTTCCATAATGATTGTTCTGAAACTATAGGACGATCCCTGATTCTGTCCTGAAACGTCTCCGCATGGTCTGATTACCGGTATGTTACATACCCGAAATACTGTCATTTCTGAATGCGGTCATCTGAAATCAGTATACATCCTCATCTGGAAGTTGCCCTGCTGTATCTTTTTCCTTATGATCCCTTTTGCTATTCTCACATAGATCTCCCGGATCTGAGGAATAAGCATGGAAAACCCTATGGTATCTGTCAGGAATCCAGGGGTCAGAAGGGCAAAGCCCCCGATTAATACAAAGAGTCCATGAAGGAGTTCGTTTCCAGGCATGTAACCCTGCATGGTTGCGTCCTGGATCTGACGGAGCACCCTGAAACCCTGGCTTTTTGTCAGGTAAGCCCCGATGCCTGCGGTGATCAAAATAATGAGAACGGTATTGAGAGCTCCGATTATTTCCCCTACCTTGAGCAGGAGATAAATCTCCACAACGGGAATTATCAGAAACAGAGAAAAGAGTTTGAGAAACATGATGATCAATTTCAGGGATATTTAAATTATTACTGTTATCTGTGGTTATGGTTACTGTTTATCTGTGGCGATAATTATTGAATCTATAGTGATGATTACTGGTGATCTGTGGCGATAGTTATTGAATCTATGTGATGATTACTGTTTATCTATAGTAATAATTATCGGATATCCGCGGCAAGGCTATTGGATATCTATTTTTTGCCGGTGCAAACGATTATCTCATGCTTTTAAGCAATAAGGAGAGTAAACTTCTCCTATATTGTTTTTTCTGAACAATAAATAAAAGTTTTTTATGTATGAATATGTTTTCATGCAGGAACATGTTTTCTTGATTAAAAAATATTCTATTCAGGTTCAGAATCTGTTTTTCAACCCTGAGGTAAAATATAAGTTTATTTTCTGTTTGCTTTAAGGATTATTAAGTGAAATACAAGCAGAAAGCAGGAATGAAGAAACAGAATAGATGAATGAAACCGGATTGAAGCAGGATTGAAGAAAGAGATTGAAGCAGGACTGAAGCAGGAATGAAGAAACCTGTTAAATAAATGAAATGGGATTAAGTAAGAGAAATGAAAGAAACAAATAGCGCAAAAAATGTGGTAAAATCCGGGAAAAAAGAACAGTCTCCCGGAAGATGGATGCCTGCAGGAATCGGGGCGGGCGCAACAGTCGGAATACTGTTTGGAAACTTTATCCTTGCACCGTCTATGAGTTCTCAGGTTATGGGGCTGGTTCTCGGAATGTTGATGGGAGCTGGTGCAGGGCTGGTCATGGGACTGTCTTTTGGCTTCAGGAAAAGCTCAGAATAACTAAAGATAATCAAATTAAAGATAATCAAATTAAAGATAATCAAATTAAAGATAATCAAATTAAAGATAATCAAATTAAAGATAATCAAATTAAAGATAATCAAATTAAAAATAATCAAATTTAAGGAATATTACCAGAGGATAGAGATCTACCAGAGTACAGATCTACCAGAGTACAGAGATCTACCAGAGGACAGATCTACCAGAGGACAGAGGTCTAAAACTTTTGACGCCTGATCTCATCTCTTTTAATTTTCGTTGATTATTATACTTCTCCGTGTCTTCTCAGGTTCTCTTCTTAAATTGACTTTTATTTTTTTAATGACAGACTGCTTTTTGATCGGATAATTTAGCTGACTATCACTATTCTTTTAATACGGCTGGTTATTTTTTAGTTCCTGGTTTATACCCTATTCGAAATTTTTTAATTTTTATCCTTAACTATGGTTACTATCATTCGATGTGCTTTTCTTTTCCAATCGTATTTTTATTTATTTAGTGTTTCCTTTTCCATTCTATTAAATCGTATCATTTTTTATGTTTTTATAATTGCTATTTTATTTTTATTACCTTTTCTGTCTTGCAATGCTCGATTTTTATCTTGTGGAATTTATTTTTTTAGGAAAACAGTGTCTCTCGATCCAATTACTGTTTTATTTTAAGTTACAAAGGGATAGAGTGTTATATGATAATTGTAATATTATACTGATTCTCTTATGCACTATTCAAACACTAATATTATGTCGGATAGTGATACTGACTATTCACTCACTAATATATTCAACTAAATGTAAAACTATACTCTGGATGTTACACTGACAATCCCCCATTAAAAACACTACCCTTCTGAGGTGCCGGATGTATGGATTTTGAAGTAATTGATGACTTTGTGTACGAAGTAATTGGAATAATCGGGTCTGACCAGAACAACCTGTCCTGTGCAGCCGATTTTGCTCTGGAAAATTCGAAAGAAAAATCGTTCTCCCCCGAACTCCTGCTCAACCTGTCCAGTGCTTGCAGGAAGCAAAAAATGCATATGGAAGAATATGTGTTTGCAAAGGTCTGTTTGACGCAGGCTTCCGGAAAGCTCCGCGAAGATTCCTGTTATGCGCTGGGTACTGCGGCACATCTGCTTGGCTTTTCCCCTGAAGCCGAAGCAAGCTACCTTGAAGTCCTGAAAGAAAACCCCGGGAATGCGGATGCGCGATGTGCTTATGCTGAACTTCTTTTAGAGCTTGGAAGGATTGAAGATGCAGAAAATGAGTATAAAACCGTACTTGAAAACTCACCCGAACATGTAAAGGCAAATGCAGGGTACGCTTACCTCCTTACCGAGTACGGGTATTTCAGGGAAGCAGAAGACCGTTACCTGATAGCTCTTGCCGGCAATCCCGATTATGTTCCTGCCAGAGGTGGGTATGCAAATATGCTTTTTGAGCTTGGAAGACTCAGGGATGCTGAAAAAGAGTACAGGCTTGCAATGAAGCTTGACCCTGAAGACCCGAGCCTCCACCACAATTTCGGAGTTCTTCTCTCCTTCCTCGAGCGTTATTCAGAAGCCGAAGAAGAATACAGAAAAGCTCTTTCCCTTAACCCCAGGCACAGGAGGACTCTTTTCAACTACGGAAACCTTCTTGCAAGGGAAGGCAGAGTCTCGGAAGCTGAAAAACAGTACCTGGAAGCCCTTGCCCTTGACCAGAATGATGCAAAAGTGCATTCCAATTATGCAAACCTCCTTGCCCGTTTCGGCAGGAGATATGAGGCTGAAATCGAATATAAAAAAGCTCTCAGCCTTGACCCGGAAAGTGCCGAGGGGCATTACAGCTATGGAAACCTCCTTTCGGAACTCGGGCGCTTCTCCGAAGCAGAGGAAGAATATAAGAAAGCCCTTAACCTGAACCCCTATTATCCTCCTCTCCACTACAGCTACGGGCTGCTTATGAGAAAAATGAGGCGTTTCGACGAGGCTAAAATACAGTACATGAAAGCCATGCAGCTTGACCCGGATATCGGGAGCAAAATGACAGAAACCTGGATTATTCTGGATTAATAACAAATGCGGAAACCGGAATTATTCTTGATTAACAAAAAATACCGAAACTGGATTATTCCGGATTAATAATACCGAAAATAGGGTCAGTCAGAAAAGGCAGTTTGAAACATCTTTCAGTACTATTGAAAGAAGACGTTCGCTGCATAAGTCTAGCATCCGTCCTCAGAATTTTAAACTTTATATATTTCTTTCTTAACTTAAAAGCAGTTCACAGCCGGCAAAACATAAAAATTCTGTCTGAAAGAGTGGCTCAGGGTGGTGGTTTTCTACTATTCAAAGTTTCTTTCAGACCACTAAGTTTTACCTGCACAGCCAAATTTTCATTTTACTGGTCTCAGCTTTCGAAAGTAATTATTTTTATTTCCTCTCTTCTCATCATTCCGAAAGCAGCAGCATTTCCAAGTCCAACATAATCAGGGCAGGAAAAAAGGGAAAGGAGTTTCCCATCAAACCACCATTCATACCCGGTCCTTAAGGCTGTATGCCCTCTTATGATTCTTTTCAGGCTATTCACTTTTAAAAAGCCTTCAACGATATCAGGTCCGAATTCCCTGACGGTAGAACCTCTTGATGAGGTGACCAGCCCCGGGCGTTCAGACGGGTCATTCCAGAGATAAGGAAATGCCCCTTCCTTTGTGATAGTATCGATATTTTCTGTTCCGTTGATTCCCCCGTGTACGCAGAAAGTATGTCCAGATACCAATGCTGCTACCGGCAGCCTTTCGTATGTCCTGCTGATCTCAAGAAGAAAATCCCTGTCAAAATCTATCTCTTCAAAAAAGCCGTAATAAATATTCATATCAGCACTTTCATGGTTTCCCCTCAAAAGAAAGACATCCTCAGGCTCTTCGAGTTTCATCCGGAAAAGCTCTATGAGGACTTCCGTACCCTCCGTTCCGCGGTCCACATAG
This window of the Methanosarcina mazei S-6 genome carries:
- a CDS encoding LrgB family protein, yielding MNEFLGTPLFGILLSLAAFQAGSLLYKKTRFSVFNPLLVGIVLVILVLLYFRIDFETYNVGGDYISFFLGPATVVLAVPLYKKIQLLKNDAVPIIAGISAGCIAGISSILIFSSLLGLDNVITSSLVPKSVTTPIGIEISKQIGGMPAITVAAISITGIIGAVLGPFICRSFRIKDSVAVGIAIGTSSHALGTTRAIELGETEGAMSGLAIGIAGLITVFLAPALLYVFGVLP
- a CDS encoding FxsA family protein codes for the protein MFLKLFSLFLIIPVVEIYLLLKVGEIIGALNTVLIILITAGIGAYLTKSQGFRVLRQIQDATMQGYMPGNELLHGLFVLIGGFALLTPGFLTDTIGFSMLIPQIREIYVRIAKGIIRKKIQQGNFQMRMYTDFR
- a CDS encoding tetratricopeptide repeat protein; translated protein: MDFEVIDDFVYEVIGIIGSDQNNLSCAADFALENSKEKSFSPELLLNLSSACRKQKMHMEEYVFAKVCLTQASGKLREDSCYALGTAAHLLGFSPEAEASYLEVLKENPGNADARCAYAELLLELGRIEDAENEYKTVLENSPEHVKANAGYAYLLTEYGYFREAEDRYLIALAGNPDYVPARGGYANMLFELGRLRDAEKEYRLAMKLDPEDPSLHHNFGVLLSFLERYSEAEEEYRKALSLNPRHRRTLFNYGNLLAREGRVSEAEKQYLEALALDQNDAKVHSNYANLLARFGRRYEAEIEYKKALSLDPESAEGHYSYGNLLSELGRFSEAEEEYKKALNLNPYYPPLHYSYGLLMRKMRRFDEAKIQYMKAMQLDPDIGSKMTETWIILD
- a CDS encoding metallophosphoesterase gives rise to the protein MTSLRKARKKQELRLIMPEINGILESEPAVLRIDPELIMLIGDIHGNLDALEFIIAMRKKLGCKKILFLGDYVDRGTEGTEVLIELFRMKLEEPEDVFLLRGNHESADMNIYYGFFEEIDFDRDFLLEISRTYERLPVAALVSGHTFCVHGGINGTENIDTITKEGAFPYLWNDPSERPGLVTSSRGSTVREFGPDIVEGFLKVNSLKRIIRGHTALRTGYEWWFDGKLLSLFSCPDYVGLGNAAAFGMMRREEIKIITFES